The following coding sequences are from one Microbulbifer sp. TB1203 window:
- the acnB gene encoding bifunctional aconitate hydratase 2/2-methylisocitrate dehydratase: protein MLEAYRKHVAERAEQGIPPKPLDAEQVAGLVELLKNPPAGEEQELVELLTHRVPPGVDEAAYVKAGFLSAIVKGEAESPLIDREHATKLLGQMLGGYNIVTLVELLDDKDLGELAAEQLKGTLLMFDAFHDVEEKAKAGNANAKAVIESWAEGEWFTKRNKVPESIKVAVFKVTGETNTDDLSPAPDAWSRPDIPLHALAMYKMQRDGLEPEEPGVKGPLKQIEEVKAKGLQVAFVGDVVGTGSSRKSATNSVLWYFGEEMPGVPNKKSGGICIGSKVAPIFYNTMEDAGALVFEAPVDDLNMGDVIEIRPYEGKILSEDGKVLSEFELKSQVLLDEVQAGGRINLIIGRGLTTKARESLGLEPSDLFRKPEQPAESDKGYTLAQKMVGRACGVEGIRPGTYCEPKMTTVGSQDTTGPMTRDELKDLACLGFSTDLVMQSFCHTAAYPKPVDIDTQHKLPDFIMNRGGVSLRPGDGIIHSWLNRMLLPDTVGTGGDSHTRFPIGISFPAGSGLVAFAAATGVMPLDMPESVLVRFKGEMQPGITLRDLVHAIPYYAIQKGLLTVEKKGKKNIFSGRILEIEGLENLTVEQAFELSDASAERSCAGCTIKLSKDTIGEYLRSNITLLRWMIAEGYGSKRTLERRARAMEAWLENPELLEADKDAEYLDVIEIDLTEIKEPIVCAPNDPDDARLLSEVAGDKVDEVFLGSCMTNIGHFRAAGKLLEQHKGSISTRMWIAPPTKMDEHQLMEEGFYNIYGAAGARTEMPGCSLCMGNQARVAAGSTVLSTSTRNFPNRLGDGANVYLTSAELASVGAILGKLPTPAEYQAYAKNINSMAGEIYRYLNFDQIEDFQKSAEEGKRIAATEIQDVAV from the coding sequence GTGCTTGAAGCCTATCGCAAACACGTCGCCGAACGCGCCGAACAGGGTATTCCACCCAAGCCTCTAGATGCCGAACAAGTGGCCGGGCTGGTAGAGCTGTTGAAGAATCCCCCCGCCGGCGAGGAACAGGAGCTGGTCGAACTGCTCACCCACCGCGTGCCGCCGGGCGTGGACGAAGCCGCTTACGTCAAAGCCGGTTTCCTGTCCGCCATCGTCAAGGGCGAGGCCGAGTCCCCGCTGATCGACCGCGAACACGCCACCAAACTGCTGGGCCAGATGCTGGGCGGCTACAACATCGTCACCCTGGTGGAATTGCTCGACGACAAAGACCTGGGCGAACTGGCCGCAGAACAGCTGAAAGGCACCCTGTTGATGTTCGACGCCTTCCACGACGTGGAAGAGAAAGCCAAGGCGGGCAATGCCAACGCCAAGGCAGTGATCGAATCCTGGGCCGAGGGCGAGTGGTTCACCAAGCGCAACAAGGTACCCGAGAGCATCAAAGTGGCCGTATTCAAGGTCACCGGCGAAACCAACACCGACGACCTCTCCCCCGCCCCCGATGCCTGGTCCCGCCCCGACATCCCGCTGCACGCGCTGGCCATGTACAAAATGCAGCGCGACGGCCTGGAACCGGAAGAGCCCGGCGTAAAAGGTCCGCTCAAGCAAATCGAAGAAGTGAAGGCCAAAGGCCTGCAGGTTGCCTTTGTCGGCGACGTGGTCGGCACCGGCTCCTCGCGCAAATCCGCCACCAACTCCGTGCTCTGGTACTTCGGCGAGGAAATGCCCGGCGTGCCCAACAAGAAATCCGGCGGCATCTGTATCGGCAGCAAAGTGGCCCCCATCTTCTACAACACCATGGAAGATGCCGGCGCACTGGTGTTCGAAGCGCCAGTCGATGACCTGAATATGGGCGACGTGATTGAGATCCGCCCCTACGAAGGCAAGATCCTCTCCGAAGACGGCAAGGTGCTGTCCGAGTTCGAACTGAAATCCCAGGTACTGCTGGACGAAGTGCAGGCCGGTGGCCGCATCAACCTGATTATCGGCCGCGGCCTCACCACCAAGGCCCGCGAATCCCTCGGCCTGGAGCCTTCCGACCTGTTCCGCAAGCCGGAGCAACCGGCGGAAAGCGACAAGGGCTACACCCTCGCGCAAAAAATGGTCGGCCGCGCCTGCGGTGTTGAAGGCATCCGCCCCGGCACCTACTGCGAACCGAAGATGACCACCGTGGGTTCCCAGGACACCACCGGCCCCATGACCCGCGACGAACTGAAAGACCTGGCCTGCCTGGGTTTCTCCACCGACCTGGTGATGCAGTCCTTCTGCCACACCGCCGCCTATCCCAAGCCGGTGGATATCGACACCCAGCACAAACTGCCCGACTTCATCATGAACCGCGGCGGCGTCTCCCTGCGCCCGGGCGACGGCATCATCCACAGCTGGCTGAACCGCATGCTGCTGCCCGACACCGTGGGCACCGGCGGCGACTCCCACACCCGCTTCCCCATCGGCATCTCCTTCCCCGCCGGCTCCGGCCTCGTCGCCTTCGCCGCTGCCACTGGCGTGATGCCACTAGATATGCCGGAATCCGTACTGGTGCGCTTCAAGGGCGAAATGCAACCGGGCATCACCCTGCGCGACTTGGTGCACGCGATTCCCTACTACGCCATCCAGAAAGGCCTGCTCACCGTTGAGAAGAAAGGCAAGAAGAACATCTTCTCCGGCCGCATTCTCGAAATCGAAGGCCTGGAAAACCTCACTGTGGAGCAGGCGTTCGAACTCTCCGACGCCTCCGCCGAGCGCTCCTGTGCCGGCTGTACCATCAAGCTTTCCAAGGACACCATCGGCGAATACCTGCGCTCCAATATCACCCTGCTGCGCTGGATGATTGCCGAGGGCTACGGCTCCAAGCGCACCCTGGAACGCCGCGCCCGCGCCATGGAAGCCTGGCTGGAAAACCCGGAACTGCTGGAAGCGGACAAGGACGCCGAATACCTGGACGTGATCGAAATCGACCTGACGGAAATCAAGGAACCTATCGTCTGCGCCCCCAACGACCCGGACGACGCCCGCCTGCTCTCCGAAGTGGCCGGCGACAAGGTGGACGAAGTCTTCCTCGGCTCCTGCATGACCAACATCGGCCACTTCCGCGCCGCCGGCAAGCTGCTCGAACAGCACAAGGGCAGCATCTCCACTCGCATGTGGATTGCTCCCCCCACCAAGATGGACGAGCACCAGTTGATGGAAGAAGGCTTCTACAACATCTACGGCGCCGCCGGCGCCCGCACCGAAATGCCCGGCTGCTCCCTGTGCATGGGCAACCAAGCGCGGGTAGCCGCAGGGTCCACCGTACTCTCCACCTCCACCCGCAACTTCCCCAACCGCCTGGGCGACGGTGCCAACGTGTACCTCACCTCCGCGGAACTCGCCTCGGTAGGCGCCATCCTCGGCAAACTGCCCACCCCGGCCGAGTACCAGGCCTATGCGAAAAACATCAACTCCATGGCCGGGGAAATCTACCGCTACCTGAACTTCGACCAGATCGAGGATTTCCAGAAATCCGCCGAGGAAGGCAAGCGGATTGCGGCAACGGAGATTCAGGATGTTGCGGTTTAA
- a CDS encoding IS1182 family transposase yields the protein MPNFRKYSYSQDAMVVINFEDQLQPATFEFTLHRLIDGHIDLSPFYDKYSNDQGGRAAYDPAILLKIILFAYAKGITSSREIQWQCENNIIFKALSCDTVPHFTSIASFVSGYPDAIESVFEQVLLVCDQQGLLGNELFAIDGCKMPSDASKEHSGTFKELEQKRDKIQKKIRHCIEEHKRLDGRKPKERDRKKQLAQATETLQKHFDKIDQFLKTATPRKGQGKNQKEVKSNITDNESAKMTTSKGTIQGYNGIAAVDKEHQIIVEAQAFGSGQEQHTLKSILDGIRKRYRDTGIHDDILKSQVIVTADTGFSSEENNDYLRKENINAYIPDNKFRSRDKAFSKQKKKYGKRNQYNAKGQKKIIPASEFQIDAKNKICICPAGKSLWFVGESRPVKGKRKLVFEGNLTDCRSCQLKDQCMRNPSAADTREGHGRQVSITVTNGHTATDWMKRRIDSQEGKVIYGHRMSVVEPVFGNTGTNKGLNRFTLRGLDKVQGQWRMFCLVHNIEKLMNYGAIH from the coding sequence ATGCCAAATTTCAGAAAATACAGCTACAGCCAGGACGCCATGGTCGTCATTAACTTCGAAGACCAACTCCAGCCTGCCACTTTCGAGTTCACTCTCCACCGTTTGATCGACGGGCATATCGACCTCTCCCCCTTCTACGACAAATACAGCAATGATCAGGGCGGCAGAGCCGCTTACGATCCAGCGATTCTGCTCAAGATCATCCTGTTTGCCTACGCCAAAGGCATCACCTCCAGCCGCGAGATCCAGTGGCAATGTGAAAACAACATCATCTTCAAAGCCCTTTCCTGCGACACCGTCCCCCACTTCACCAGTATCGCGAGCTTTGTCAGCGGCTACCCCGACGCCATTGAGTCTGTCTTCGAGCAGGTACTGCTTGTCTGCGACCAGCAGGGCCTACTGGGCAATGAACTCTTTGCCATTGACGGCTGCAAGATGCCCTCAGACGCCTCCAAAGAGCATTCCGGCACTTTCAAAGAACTGGAACAGAAGCGAGACAAAATCCAGAAGAAGATCCGGCATTGCATCGAAGAGCACAAACGGCTCGACGGGCGAAAGCCCAAAGAGCGAGACCGAAAGAAGCAGCTCGCCCAGGCCACTGAAACCCTCCAAAAGCACTTCGACAAGATTGATCAGTTCCTAAAGACGGCAACCCCAAGGAAGGGGCAAGGAAAGAACCAGAAAGAAGTAAAGAGCAACATCACCGATAACGAATCCGCCAAAATGACCACCAGCAAAGGCACAATACAGGGCTACAACGGTATTGCCGCCGTCGATAAGGAACACCAGATCATTGTCGAAGCCCAGGCCTTTGGCTCCGGCCAGGAACAGCATACGTTGAAGTCGATTCTGGACGGTATCAGAAAGCGGTATCGTGATACCGGAATCCATGACGATATCCTCAAAAGTCAGGTAATCGTAACCGCAGATACCGGGTTCTCCAGTGAGGAGAATAATGATTATCTCCGTAAAGAGAACATCAACGCCTACATCCCTGACAATAAGTTCCGATCCAGAGACAAAGCTTTCTCTAAGCAGAAAAAGAAGTACGGTAAGCGGAATCAGTACAATGCCAAAGGCCAGAAGAAGATCATCCCGGCCAGCGAATTTCAAATCGATGCCAAGAACAAGATCTGTATCTGTCCGGCCGGAAAGTCTCTTTGGTTCGTTGGTGAATCTCGACCTGTCAAAGGTAAAAGAAAGCTGGTCTTTGAAGGTAACCTGACCGACTGTCGCAGCTGCCAACTGAAAGACCAGTGTATGCGCAATCCAAGTGCCGCCGACACAAGGGAGGGGCACGGTCGCCAGGTCTCGATTACAGTGACCAATGGCCACACCGCGACAGATTGGATGAAGCGACGCATCGACAGCCAGGAAGGAAAGGTGATCTACGGGCACCGAATGTCCGTGGTGGAGCCGGTATTTGGCAATACAGGCACCAACAAGGGCCTAAATCGATTCACGTTACGCGGCCTGGACAAGGTCCAGGGGCAATGGCGGATGTTCTGTTTGGTGCATAACATTGAAAAGCTGATGAATTATGGAGCGATTCACTGA
- a CDS encoding RICIN domain-containing protein — MIRNIIWRLGTLIVLLSCNQLSWAINDGIYTITSKYSEKLVEVGSADTANGANVSQWSANGGATQQWKISNVGGDDYSVVNVNSGKAMEVYDFSTADGGNVTQWEYWGGESQTWTITDQGDSYFSFINKHSGKSLDLLDWDTSDGANIAQWEWWGGDTQLWALDLVGGNNPNPTSVTFEEQGGFCDVDGSVDTNHSGFNGNGFANTDNNTGTGITWKVEIGQAGSYILQWRYANGGANGRSADVLIDGELQYTGLTQATTGGWTAWSNSETVELWLDQGSHTIRLQATTAEGLGNIDSLTVTGSAVSVGDCSGSGGVKNPPEKSAGCGNPLSLTNGRNTIISSGIEREYFVTLPSNYDPNEPYRLFYVSHGLGGVGEHVYDTDFLNWFGLRTQALRDNVPAIWIAPTAIDRWDQRDHPLFDDITNFVKNSLCVDTTRVFVSGMSFGGMISYSLSTNHQGVIRAGFGMSPANFNIWLPNPKRTEPIAWMQTTGMADSITPWDAGGGRGAKYIALEKARDNGCNVPNDIETWVPGSPSQHLCVNMEGCDEGYPVKVCTFDGGHIHDHREPGAAESWIPAEAWDFFMQF; from the coding sequence ATGATTAGAAATATAATCTGGCGGCTGGGAACGCTGATAGTTTTACTTTCATGTAATCAACTAAGTTGGGCCATTAATGATGGAATCTATACCATCACGTCCAAATACAGTGAAAAGTTGGTAGAGGTGGGTTCCGCCGATACCGCCAATGGGGCAAACGTTAGTCAATGGTCTGCAAATGGAGGCGCCACCCAGCAGTGGAAAATTTCTAATGTAGGGGGCGATGACTATTCCGTCGTTAACGTGAATAGTGGGAAGGCCATGGAGGTGTACGACTTCAGCACCGCAGATGGTGGCAATGTGACCCAGTGGGAATACTGGGGGGGTGAATCACAAACGTGGACTATCACTGATCAGGGTGATAGCTATTTTAGTTTTATCAATAAACACAGTGGCAAAAGTCTCGACCTGTTAGATTGGGATACCTCTGATGGCGCAAACATTGCGCAGTGGGAATGGTGGGGTGGCGACACCCAACTGTGGGCACTTGATCTTGTCGGGGGCAACAACCCCAACCCAACAAGTGTGACGTTTGAAGAGCAAGGTGGCTTTTGTGACGTGGATGGTAGTGTCGACACAAATCACTCCGGCTTCAACGGTAACGGTTTTGCTAACACTGACAACAACACCGGTACGGGGATCACCTGGAAAGTCGAGATTGGTCAGGCCGGCAGCTACATTTTGCAATGGCGCTATGCTAATGGTGGTGCGAATGGACGTTCTGCTGATGTGCTTATTGATGGTGAGCTTCAATACACCGGACTAACTCAGGCCACCACAGGTGGATGGACAGCCTGGAGTAACAGCGAAACGGTCGAATTGTGGCTGGACCAAGGCAGCCACACAATTCGTCTGCAGGCTACTACTGCTGAGGGACTGGGCAATATCGATAGCTTGACCGTAACTGGCAGCGCCGTCAGCGTCGGTGATTGTTCCGGCTCCGGCGGTGTGAAGAACCCCCCGGAAAAGAGCGCGGGTTGCGGCAACCCCCTATCGCTTACGAACGGTAGGAACACCATTATTAGCAGTGGTATAGAGCGCGAATACTTTGTCACCCTTCCCTCTAATTACGATCCTAATGAACCTTACCGCTTGTTTTACGTTTCGCACGGTTTAGGTGGGGTTGGCGAACATGTCTATGATACTGACTTCTTAAACTGGTTTGGCTTAAGGACCCAGGCGCTCAGGGATAATGTCCCGGCGATTTGGATCGCGCCGACAGCCATCGATCGGTGGGATCAACGCGATCATCCTTTATTTGATGACATCACTAATTTCGTAAAAAATAGCCTGTGTGTCGATACCACGCGGGTATTCGTCTCGGGCATGAGCTTCGGGGGGATGATCTCTTATTCACTGTCCACCAATCATCAGGGCGTAATTCGCGCAGGTTTCGGGATGTCTCCCGCGAACTTCAATATTTGGTTGCCTAACCCAAAACGCACTGAACCCATCGCCTGGATGCAGACAACCGGCATGGCCGACTCCATCACGCCTTGGGATGCTGGCGGCGGACGCGGTGCGAAGTACATCGCTTTGGAGAAAGCGCGCGATAACGGATGTAACGTGCCAAACGACATTGAAACCTGGGTTCCAGGAAGTCCCTCCCAGCATTTATGCGTTAATATGGAAGGCTGTGATGAGGGTTATCCCGTGAAAGTCTGCACCTTCGACGGAGGTCACATTCACGACCATCGGGAGCCCGGCGCGGCTGAATCCTGGATTCCCGCAGAGGCTTGGGATTTCTTTATGCAGTTCTGA